In one Lolium rigidum isolate FL_2022 chromosome 3, APGP_CSIRO_Lrig_0.1, whole genome shotgun sequence genomic region, the following are encoded:
- the LOC124695116 gene encoding uncharacterized protein LOC124695116: MELITYIAMYLSVTFLLPSYATAMAPTGIVERETKQQILASIPPHWEENPVLFLMSPSGKYAAYFLRSQTAPGAGGLGADFCYVEILDTTAPGAEGQSVWESECLAVSTVNTCTLVFSWKGLEVFDGSNSVWHTHDTESVDNNFLRTLQLVDEGDMRILDKGGELAWKASDEPRAAQHCGLPGSPGLAPAMPPFADPIGQGSGNLPFGQEGGNGNIYGAYNGAAQPELPLTPLPQAAGLGGEQGVESVGEPLVDNSPYDSGAPAHRCSFLGIGVALSLNVAIAIAMGLGL, from the coding sequence ATGGAGCTAATCACCTACATTGCCATGTACCTCTCGGTCACCTTTCTCCTCCCATCCTATGCCACAGCAATGGCGCCAACCGGCATCGTAGAGCGGGAAACCAAGCAGCAGATTCTGGCGAGCATCCCGCCGCACTGGGAGGAGAACCCCGTGCTGTTCCTAATGTCGCCGTCCGGCAAGTACGCGGCGTACTTCTTGCGCAGCCAGACTGCGCCGGGCGCCGGCGGCCTCGGAGCCGACTTCTGCTACGTGGAGATCCTCGACACCACGGCGCCGGGCGCGGAGGGGCAGAGTGTGTGGGAGTCGGAGTGCCTGGCGGTCAGCACCGTGAACACCTGCACGCTCGTGTTCTCGTGGAAAGGGCTGGAGGtgttcgacggcagcaactctgTGTGGCACACCCACGACACGGAGTCAGTTGACAACAACTTCCTCAGAACCCTCCAGCTGGTGGACGAGGGTGACATGCGCATCCTCGACAAGGGTGGTGAGCTGGCCTGGAAGGCCAGCGACGAGCCGCGCGCGGCTCAACACTGTGGATTGCCCGGCTCACCTGGCCTGGCGCCGGCAATGCCACCGTTCGCTGATCCGATCGGGCAGGGGAGCGGCAACTTGCCCTTCGGACAGGAAGGAGGCAATGGCAACATCTATGGTGCCTATAATGGAGCCGCACAGCCCGAGCTGCCACTCACGCCACTGCCCCAAGCGGCAGGGCTCGGTGGAGAGCAAGGCGTGGAGAGCGTGGGAGAGCCGCTGGTGGACAACAGCCCCTACGACAGCGGTGCACCAGCTCATCGATGCAGCTTTCTTGGGATTGGAGTGGCTTTGAGTCTGAACGTGGCAATTGCCATTGCCATGGGCCTCGGTCTCTGA
- the LOC124695117 gene encoding uncharacterized protein LOC124695117 yields the protein MELITYIAICLSFAFLLPSYATATTPAGMIERETKQQILASIPPHGQENPVLFLTSPSGKYAAHFIRSQTVPGAGGLGADFCYVEILDIPEQGAEGQSVWESECLAVSTINTCALVFSWKGLEVFDGSNSVWHTHDTESVDNNFLRTLQLVDEGDMRILDKGGELAWKASDEPRAAQHCGMPGSPGLVSATAPFAQPIGQGSGNLPFGQDEGGNGNGNAGAAQPELPLAPLPQAAAYGGVAGQGQGVEEVGQTIGFGSQPLVDNSPYDSGALKHGCSLLGTGVALGLSVAIAMALGF from the coding sequence ATGGAGCTAATCACCTACATTGCCATATGTCTCTCGTTCGCCTTTCTCCTCCCTTCCTACGCCACAGCAACTACGCCAGCCGGCATGATAGAGCGGGAAACCAAGCAGCAGATTCTGGCAAGCATTCCGCCACATGGGCAGGAGAATCCCGTGCTGTTCCTGACGTCGCCTTCCGGGAAGTACGCGGCGCACTTCATACGCAGCCAGACCGTGCCGGGTGCCGGCGGCCTCGGGGCGGACTTCTGCTATGTGGAAATTCTCGACATCCCCGAGCAAGGAGCAGAGGGGCAGAGCGTGTGGGAGTCAGAGTGCTTGGCTGTGAGCACCATCAACACCTGCGCCCTCGTGTTCTCATGGAAAGGTTTGGAGGTGTTCGACGGGAGTAACTCGGTGTGGCACACACATGACACGGAGTCGGTTGACAACAACTTCCTCAGAACCCTGCAGCTTGTGGACGAGGGTGACATGCGCAtcctcgacaagggcggtgagctgGCTTGGAAGGCCAGCGATGAGCCACGGGCGGCGCAGCACTGCGGGATGCCCGGCTCACCTGGCCTGGTCTCGGCAACGGCGCCCTTCGCCCAGCCTATCGGGCAGGGGAGTGGCAACCTGCCATTTGGACAGGATGAAGGAGGCAATGGGAATGGCAACGCCGGCGCAGCACAGCCCGAGCTGCCGCTAGCACCGCTGCCACAGGCGGCAGCGTACGGTGGTGTCGCTGGGCAGGGGCAGGGCGTGGAGGAAGTTGGGCAGACGATTGGATTTGGTAGCCAACCATTGGTGGACAACAGCCCGTATGATAGTGGTGCACTGAAGCATGGATGCAGCTTGCTTGGAACTGGAGTTGCCTTGGGTCTCAGTGTTGCCATTGCCATGGCCCTCGGTTTCTGA
- the LOC124695118 gene encoding uncharacterized protein LOC124695118, protein MELITYIAICLSFSFLLPSYATATTPAGMIEREAKQQILASIPPHGQENPVLFLTSPSGKYAAHFIRSQTVPGAGALGADFCYVEILDASEPGAEGQSVWESECLAVSTINTCALVFSWKGLEVFDGSNSVWHTHDTESVDNNFLRTLELVDEGDMRILDKGGELAWKASDEPRAAQHCGMPGSPGLVSATAPFAQPIGQGSGNLPFGQDEGGNGNGNAGVAALPQDASYGGVAGQGHGVEDVGQSIGFGSQPLVDSSPYDSGALKHGCSLLGTGLALGVSAAITMALSF, encoded by the coding sequence ATGGAGCTAATCACCTACATTGCCATATGTCTCTCGTTCTCCTTTCTCCTCCCTTCCTACGCCACAGCAACTACGCCAGCCGGCATGATAGAGCGGGAAGCCAAGCAGCAGATTCTGGCAAGCATTCCGCCACATGGGCAGGAGAATCCCGTGCTGTTCCTGACGTCGCCTTCCGGCAAGTACGCGGCGCACTTCATACGCAGCCAGACCGTGCCAGGCGCCGGCGCCCTCGGGGCGGACTTCTGCTACGTAGAAATTCTCGACGCCTCCGAGCCAGGCGCGGAGGGCCAGAGCGTGTGGGAGTCAGAGTGCTTGGCTGTGAGCACCATCAACACCTGCGCACTCGTGTTCTCGTGGAAAGGTTTGGAGGTGTTTGACGGGAGCAACTCAGTGTGGCACACACACGACACAGAGTCGGTGGACAACAACTTCCTCAGAACCCTGGAGCTGGTGGACGAGGGTGACATGCGCAtcctcgacaagggcggtgagctgGCCTGGAAGGCCAGCGATGAGCCACGGGCGGCGCAGCACTGCGGCATGCCCGGCTCACCCGGCCTGGTCTCGGCAACGGCGCCCTTCGCCCAGCCGATCGGGCAGGGAAGCGGCAACCTACCATTTGGACAGGATGAAGGAGGCAATGGAAACGGCAACGCTGGCGTAGCAGCGCTGCCACAAGATGCATCGTATGGTGGTGTCGCTGGGCAGGGGCACGGCGTGGAAGACGTGGGGCAGTCGATTGGATTTGGCAGCCAACCGTTGGTGGACAGCAGCCCATACGACAGTGGTGCACTGAAGCATGGATGCAGCTTGCTTGGAACTGGACTTGCCTTGGGAGTCAGTGCTGCAATTACCATGGCTCTCAGTTTCTAA